The Gemmatimonadaceae bacterium sequence GACGCACTGGGCCGCCTGCTTCGCGCCAGTCAAACCGCGCCTTGAACCGCCTTTTTTTCCCCGATAGCTTGCCCCGCCAGCGCCTGCGCGCGCACGCGGGACGCAACGTGTTCCGCTCGATTCACCCTGCCGGCCGGCGGGCGCAACGTCAGCCGCGGGCCGCCTGCTCACCACGCACGGAGACTCCGTGAACATCCACGAGTACCAGGCGAAGGACATCCTTCGCACCCTTGGTGTCCCGATCCCCGCCGGGGAGATCGCCACCACACCCGCGGAAGCCGAGGCCATCGCCACCCGCATCGGCAAACCCGTGGTCGTCAAGGCCCAGGTGCATGCCGGCGGCCGCGGCAAGGCCGGTGGCGTGAAGCTCGCACAGGATCCTTCTGAGGCGCGCGCGCGAGCAACCGCGATCCTCGGCATGCAGATCAAGGGTCTCACGGTGTACAAGGTGCTTGTCACCGAGGCCGCGGACATCGCGAGCGAAGCCTACGTCGGCATCATCCTCGACCGGGCGACGCGGAAGCCGGTGTTCATGGTCAGCCCGGCGGGAGGGATCGACATCGAGGAGGTCGCCGCGACGACGCCGGAGAAGATCCTCAAGCTGCCGATCGACACCCGATTCGGTCTGATGCCGTTCCAGGCGATGCGGCTGGGCTTCTTCCTGTACGACGACCTCGCCAAGGCGCGCGCCGCGGCCCGGATCATGGGGCAGCTCTACCGGGCGTTCATGGCGAACGGATGTTCGCTCGCCGAGATCAATCCGCTGATCGTGAATCCCGCGGGCGAGGTGATCGCCCTCGACGCCAAGATGAGCATCGACGACAACGAACTCGATCGGCTGCCCGCGATTGCCGCCTTGCGCGACGAAACCGCGGAGGAGCCGAGTGAGGTTCAGGCGCGCAACGCGAACCTCACGTTCATCAAGCTGGACGGCAACGTCGGGTGTTGCGTCAACGGCGCCGGGCTCGCCATGGCGACGATGGATCTCGTGAAGTACTACGGCGGCGAGCCGGCGAACTTCCTCGACATCGGCGGCAGCTCCAACCCGGAAAAGGTGGTGAATGCTCTCCGCATCATCACCGCCGACCCGAACGTGAAGGCGATCCTGTTCAACATCTTTGGTGGCATCACCCGCACCGACGACGTGGCCAATGGCATCGTGACCGCGACAAAGGAGAACCCGCTCACGGTGCCGATCGTCATTCGCCTCACCGGTACCAACGAAGAGATCGCAATGAAGATTCTGACGGACAACGGCTTCTCGGCATCCAGCGACATGGACGAAGCCGTGAAGAAGGCCGTGGCACTCGCCACCGGGAGGACCGCCGCGTGAGCGTCTTCATCGACCGGAACACCAAACTGATCGTGCAGGGCATCACGGGGCGCGATGGCTCGTTCCACGCCCGGCAGATGATCGACTACGGCACCCAGGTCGTCGGTGGCGTCACTCCTGGCAAGGGAGGGCAGACGTTCGAGGGCAAGGTGCCGGTGTTCAACACGGTGGCCCAGGCGGCCGAGGCCACCGGCGCCAACACGACGGTGATCTACGTGCCGCCGATGTTCGCGGCGGATGCCATCATGGAAGCCGCCGACGCGGGGATTCAGCTGATCGTCGCAATTACCGAGGGCGTACCGGTCCTCGACATGACGAAGGTCTATCCGTACGTGAAGGAACGGGGCGTTCGGCTCATCGGCCCCAACTGCCCGGGGCTCATCTCGCCCGGGCAATCCAAGGTCGGCATCATCCCGGGCCGCATCTGCACCCCCGGACCGGTTGGCGTGGTTTCGCGCTCCGGGACGCTCACCTACGAGATCGTCTACCAGCTCACGCGGGCCGGAATCGGCCAGACCACGTGCGTCGGCATCGGTGGCGATCCGATCAACGGGACGAACTTCATCGACTGCCTCGAGGCCTTCGAGCGCGACCCGAGCACCCAGGCGATCTGCCTGATGGGCGAGATTGGCGGGACCGACGAACAGAACGCGGCGGAATACGTGCAGCGCCACATGAAGAAGCCGGTCGTGGGCTTCATCGCAGGTCAGACGGCGCCGCCCGGACGGCGGATGGGCCACGCGGGCGCGATCATCTCCGGATCGTCCGGCACGGCGGCCGAGAAGATCGAAGCGTTCCAGGCGGCCGGGATGGGCGTGGCCAAGCGTCCGCTCGACTTTGTGGAACTCATCAAGGCACGACTCGCCTGAGACGGCGGCGTCCGGTCCCGTGAGACGGGGCGCCGCTATTCCCTCGTACCTGAATCACTGACGATGCCCGGTAATCGCACCCTGACGATCATCAAGCCCGACGCCTTCGGCGCCGGCAAGGCGGGGAAGGTCCTCGCCCATCTCGAGGCCGGCGGCTTCCGGCTCGTTGCGGCGCGCGTCATGCGCCTGACGACCGCGCAGGCGGAGGAGTTCTACGCCGTCCATCGCGAGCGCCCGTTCTATGGGTCGTTGGTCACGTTCATGACGTCGGGCACCTGCATGCCGATGATACTGGAAAAGGCGGACGCCGTCGCGGAACTCCGGAAGGCGATCGGGTCGACCGACCCCGCGGAAGCCGCGGCGGGAACGGTTCGGAAACTGTACGCCGAGTCGAAGGAGAGAAACGCGATTCACGCCTCGGACTCAGACGACAACGCGATCCGGGAAGCGCGGTTCTTCTTCGCCGAGTCGGACGTTCTGTAGGCACATGGGCAGGGTTCGCGGGTCACGGCGGGTATGGCGCGGCTAAGTCTATCTGCCATCGTGACTTGAAAGTCTCATGCAGGCGGCCTAGATTGCCGGGCTATGCTGTCCTTCGACCTCAGGTCCCTCGAGTCGAATGCCGTCAAGGTCGAGGCCGACCTTCGCGCCGATGATGCGGTGTGGAGGGAGGGGGACACGCGGCCCGACGCTGGTGTGCAGGTGACCGGTCGGCTGTCCGCCGCTGGAGCAGGCAGGTTCTACTTCAGCGGACGGCTGGAAGGGCAGGCGGCCACATCATGCCGTCGCTGCCTCGACCACGTGTCCCTGCGCGTGGACCAGGAGGTGCACTTGCTCCTGGTCGACGGCGCAGCCGAGGAGGCGGACGAACCGGATGTGTATCTGATCGACGTCCGTCAGCACGACCTGGACTTGCGTCCAGCAATTCGCGAGGAGTGGTTGCTCGCTGTCCCGCCATACGCCGTGTGTTCCGAGAGCTGCCAGGGCCTGTGCCCAAAGTGCGGTGGCAACCGGAATCACGGTGCCTGTACGTGCACGACCGCGATCGATCCGCGCTGGGGCGCCCTGTCGGCCCTGCGCAACCCGTAGCACTCGCGTCCTCACCACTCTCCGAGCACCACCATGGCTGTCCCGAAGCGACGAACATCCAAGCGGAAAAAGCGCGCCCGCAATACCCACAAGACCGCGCCCGCCATCATCATCCAGAACTGCCCGCGGTGTGGCAGCCCCAAGCGTCCGCATCGCGTGTGTGGCGAGTGCGGATACTACGCGGGCAAGCAGCGAGTCGAACCCGCCGAGGCGTAGGCGTTGGCGCGAATCGCGCTGGACGCCATGGGGGGCGATCACGCGCCGGATGCACCAGTCGCCGGCGCGTTGCTCGCGCTGGCGGATCTCGCAGAAGAGCACCGCATCCAGCTGATCGGTAGTCCCTCCGTGATCGAAGGGGCGCTCGATCGGCTTCTCGCTGGCGACTATTCCAGTCATGCCGGCCTGCGTTCGCGCATCGACATTGTCCCCGCGTCGGATGTGATCGAGATGTCGGACAAGCCCTCGGCGGTCCTGCGTGGGAAGCCGAACAGCTCCATGCACGTGGGCCTGCGCCTGCAGGCCGATGGCAAGTCCGACGGGTTCGTCTCGGCGGGCAACACCGGAGCACAGATGGCGATCTCCTCGCTCGTGCTCCGACTCCACGAGGGACTCTCGCGACCCGCGATCGGTACCTTCTTTCCCACCGCGCGAAAGCCCGTCGTGGTGCTCGATTCGGGGGCCAACGTCGACTGCTCCGCGGCAGAGCTCGTGCAGTTCGCTCGGCTCGGCGCGGTGTATGCCGAAGACATCCTTGGACGGCAACATCCCGTCATCGGACTCCTCAGCATTGGCGAGGAACCGGAAAAGG is a genomic window containing:
- the sucC gene encoding ADP-forming succinate--CoA ligase subunit beta; the encoded protein is MNIHEYQAKDILRTLGVPIPAGEIATTPAEAEAIATRIGKPVVVKAQVHAGGRGKAGGVKLAQDPSEARARATAILGMQIKGLTVYKVLVTEAADIASEAYVGIILDRATRKPVFMVSPAGGIDIEEVAATTPEKILKLPIDTRFGLMPFQAMRLGFFLYDDLAKARAAARIMGQLYRAFMANGCSLAEINPLIVNPAGEVIALDAKMSIDDNELDRLPAIAALRDETAEEPSEVQARNANLTFIKLDGNVGCCVNGAGLAMATMDLVKYYGGEPANFLDIGGSSNPEKVVNALRIITADPNVKAILFNIFGGITRTDDVANGIVTATKENPLTVPIVIRLTGTNEEIAMKILTDNGFSASSDMDEAVKKAVALATGRTAA
- the sucD gene encoding succinate--CoA ligase subunit alpha; the protein is MSVFIDRNTKLIVQGITGRDGSFHARQMIDYGTQVVGGVTPGKGGQTFEGKVPVFNTVAQAAEATGANTTVIYVPPMFAADAIMEAADAGIQLIVAITEGVPVLDMTKVYPYVKERGVRLIGPNCPGLISPGQSKVGIIPGRICTPGPVGVVSRSGTLTYEIVYQLTRAGIGQTTCVGIGGDPINGTNFIDCLEAFERDPSTQAICLMGEIGGTDEQNAAEYVQRHMKKPVVGFIAGQTAPPGRRMGHAGAIISGSSGTAAEKIEAFQAAGMGVAKRPLDFVELIKARLA
- the ndk gene encoding nucleoside-diphosphate kinase, whose amino-acid sequence is MPGNRTLTIIKPDAFGAGKAGKVLAHLEAGGFRLVAARVMRLTTAQAEEFYAVHRERPFYGSLVTFMTSGTCMPMILEKADAVAELRKAIGSTDPAEAAAGTVRKLYAESKERNAIHASDSDDNAIREARFFFAESDVL
- a CDS encoding DUF177 domain-containing protein; this encodes MLSFDLRSLESNAVKVEADLRADDAVWREGDTRPDAGVQVTGRLSAAGAGRFYFSGRLEGQAATSCRRCLDHVSLRVDQEVHLLLVDGAAEEADEPDVYLIDVRQHDLDLRPAIREEWLLAVPPYAVCSESCQGLCPKCGGNRNHGACTCTTAIDPRWGALSALRNP
- the rpmF gene encoding 50S ribosomal protein L32, translated to MAVPKRRTSKRKKRARNTHKTAPAIIIQNCPRCGSPKRPHRVCGECGYYAGKQRVEPAEA
- the plsX gene encoding phosphate acyltransferase PlsX; the protein is MARIALDAMGGDHAPDAPVAGALLALADLAEEHRIQLIGSPSVIEGALDRLLAGDYSSHAGLRSRIDIVPASDVIEMSDKPSAVLRGKPNSSMHVGLRLQADGKSDGFVSAGNTGAQMAISSLVLRLHEGLSRPAIGTFFPTARKPVVVLDSGANVDCSAAELVQFARLGAVYAEDILGRQHPVIGLLSIGEEPEKGNAVVKEAHQLLVQSGLNFQGNVEGRDLPAGASDRGPFDVVVCDGFTGNVLLKFYEGVAPFLFGLVARSAGLSKEQLSGAFRELDYSEHGGAPLLGVKGVSIISHGKSDPRALKNAVRVAVRAIESHMNDHIGRRLSTPASQPARAS